A genomic stretch from Chiloscyllium punctatum isolate Juve2018m chromosome 40, sChiPun1.3, whole genome shotgun sequence includes:
- the LOC140464769 gene encoding glucagon-like peptide 1 receptor isoform X1: MSGVETVLGESASFSLFEDTVQKWRQYRNECFENVLSQPDLLTGAFCHRFFDMYICWPDASPGTRVNVSCPWYIPWIDRVDKRFAFRYCTEKGSWLMDNYTNEPWVDHSECDEDHVFLQQQLVKQQTLSTFRFVYTAGYILSLITLLGASLTIISFRKLHCMRNYIHLNLFGSFILRAISVLVKDALMDNPQAGNGNVSVELQAVDPNMATMWCRTSQIFLHYSVLCTYHWLLVEGLFLYFLLIVSVFTEQKCFLVYLLIGWGVPLIFVFPWIIVKFLQENSGCWRQNINMSFWWIVRSPLLLVIIINFAIFIRIIILLISKMRSHQPHNTDFKNRLTKSTLILIPLLGVHEIFFIFITDENAKGILRYIKLFVELFFGSIQGLLVAILYCFINGEVQNELKKKLQLWKMKRNLRKSHRRYCSDRRENLDSTGQYIEMGTRDDLESPNTDEGLLNTLSSNQGLSSEITELPRQASEVLLNTTAV; this comes from the exons AGTGCCTCGTTCTCTCTGTTTGAAGATACAGTTCAGAAATGGAGACAATACCGCAATGAGTGCTTCGAGAATGTGCTGTCACAGCCAGATTTGCTAACAG GTGCTTTCTGCCATCGTTTCTTTGACATGTATATCTGCTGGCCAGACGCTTCACCAGGAACCAGAGTGAATGTTTCATGTCCCTGGTACATTCCTTGGATAGACAGAG TTGATAAACGCTTTGCATTCAGATACTGTACTGAGAAAGGTTCTTGGCTGATGGACAATTACACAAATGAGCCTTGGGTTGATCATTCAGAATGTGATGAAGATCATGTATTTCTACAGCAACAG CTGGTCAAGCAGCAGACTCTGAGCACGTTCCGCTTTGTGTACACGGCTGGTTACATTCTGTCTCTTATCACACTCCTCGGGGCAAGTCTCACTATCATCTCATTCAG GAAGCTCCATTGCATGAGAAACTACATCCATCTGAACCTGTTTGGCTCCTTCATCCTCCGAGCTATTTCTGTGTTGGTCAAAGATGCGCTCATGGACAATCCACAAGCAGGAAATGGCAATGTCAGTGTTGAGCTGCAGGCTGTTGATCCAAACATG GCTACAATGTGGTGCCGCACTTCACAGATCTTCCTCCACTACAGTGTACTCTGCACCTACCACTGGTTGTTGGTTGAGGGTCTATTCCTCTACTTCCTGCTCATTGTATCTGTTTTCACTGAGCAGAAGTGCTTCCTGGTCTATCTGCTGATTGGTTGGG GTGTGCCTCTGATTTTTGTGTTTCCATGGATCATTGTCAAGTTCTTGCAGGAGAATTCTGG gtGCTGGAGACAAAACATTAACATGTCCTTCTGGTGGATTGTGCGATCTCCGCTTTTACTTGTCATCATT ATTAATTTTGCGATATTCATCAGGATAATAATTCTACTCATCTCAAAGATGCGATCTCATCAGCCACACAACACAGATTTTAAAAATCG TTTAACAAAATCAACGTTGATACTAATCCCTTTGTTGGGGGTGCACGAGATCTTTTTTATTTTCATCACAGACGAGAATGCTAAAGGAATACTTCGATACATAAAGTTATTTGTTGAACTCTTCTTTGGCTCCATACAG GGCTTGTTGGTGGCAATCCTGTATTGTTTTATTAATGGTGAG GTCCAGAATGAACTAAAGAAGAAGCTGCAGTTGTGGAAGATGAAAAGAAATCTCAGAAAGTCTCATCGCCGGTACTGCAGTGATCGGAGGGAGAATTTGGATAGcactggtcagtacattgagatGGGAACAAGAGACGACCTGGAGTCTCCCAATACAGATGAAGGTCTTCTCAACACTCTCAGCTCCAATCAGGGTCTAAGTTCAGAGATCACTGAGCTCCCAAGGCAGGCCTCTGAAGTCCTGCTCAATACAACTGCTGTTTAG
- the LOC140464769 gene encoding glucagon-like peptide 1 receptor isoform X2, translating into MYICWPDASPGTRVNVSCPWYIPWIDRVDKRFAFRYCTEKGSWLMDNYTNEPWVDHSECDEDHVFLQQQLVKQQTLSTFRFVYTAGYILSLITLLGASLTIISFRKLHCMRNYIHLNLFGSFILRAISVLVKDALMDNPQAGNGNVSVELQAVDPNMATMWCRTSQIFLHYSVLCTYHWLLVEGLFLYFLLIVSVFTEQKCFLVYLLIGWGVPLIFVFPWIIVKFLQENSGCWRQNINMSFWWIVRSPLLLVIIINFAIFIRIIILLISKMRSHQPHNTDFKNRLTKSTLILIPLLGVHEIFFIFITDENAKGILRYIKLFVELFFGSIQGLLVAILYCFINGEVQNELKKKLQLWKMKRNLRKSHRRYCSDRRENLDSTGQYIEMGTRDDLESPNTDEGLLNTLSSNQGLSSEITELPRQASEVLLNTTAV; encoded by the exons ATGTATATCTGCTGGCCAGACGCTTCACCAGGAACCAGAGTGAATGTTTCATGTCCCTGGTACATTCCTTGGATAGACAGAG TTGATAAACGCTTTGCATTCAGATACTGTACTGAGAAAGGTTCTTGGCTGATGGACAATTACACAAATGAGCCTTGGGTTGATCATTCAGAATGTGATGAAGATCATGTATTTCTACAGCAACAG CTGGTCAAGCAGCAGACTCTGAGCACGTTCCGCTTTGTGTACACGGCTGGTTACATTCTGTCTCTTATCACACTCCTCGGGGCAAGTCTCACTATCATCTCATTCAG GAAGCTCCATTGCATGAGAAACTACATCCATCTGAACCTGTTTGGCTCCTTCATCCTCCGAGCTATTTCTGTGTTGGTCAAAGATGCGCTCATGGACAATCCACAAGCAGGAAATGGCAATGTCAGTGTTGAGCTGCAGGCTGTTGATCCAAACATG GCTACAATGTGGTGCCGCACTTCACAGATCTTCCTCCACTACAGTGTACTCTGCACCTACCACTGGTTGTTGGTTGAGGGTCTATTCCTCTACTTCCTGCTCATTGTATCTGTTTTCACTGAGCAGAAGTGCTTCCTGGTCTATCTGCTGATTGGTTGGG GTGTGCCTCTGATTTTTGTGTTTCCATGGATCATTGTCAAGTTCTTGCAGGAGAATTCTGG gtGCTGGAGACAAAACATTAACATGTCCTTCTGGTGGATTGTGCGATCTCCGCTTTTACTTGTCATCATT ATTAATTTTGCGATATTCATCAGGATAATAATTCTACTCATCTCAAAGATGCGATCTCATCAGCCACACAACACAGATTTTAAAAATCG TTTAACAAAATCAACGTTGATACTAATCCCTTTGTTGGGGGTGCACGAGATCTTTTTTATTTTCATCACAGACGAGAATGCTAAAGGAATACTTCGATACATAAAGTTATTTGTTGAACTCTTCTTTGGCTCCATACAG GGCTTGTTGGTGGCAATCCTGTATTGTTTTATTAATGGTGAG GTCCAGAATGAACTAAAGAAGAAGCTGCAGTTGTGGAAGATGAAAAGAAATCTCAGAAAGTCTCATCGCCGGTACTGCAGTGATCGGAGGGAGAATTTGGATAGcactggtcagtacattgagatGGGAACAAGAGACGACCTGGAGTCTCCCAATACAGATGAAGGTCTTCTCAACACTCTCAGCTCCAATCAGGGTCTAAGTTCAGAGATCACTGAGCTCCCAAGGCAGGCCTCTGAAGTCCTGCTCAATACAACTGCTGTTTAG